The proteins below are encoded in one region of Flavobacterium nackdongense:
- a CDS encoding 2-oxoglutarate dehydrogenase E1 component yields MDRFSFLNAAHTEFFAQLYDQYLENPDSVEPSWRGFFQGFDFGMATYNGENPVAQPEVQTVAAPENNAGTEKLLKEFKVIKLIDAYRTRGHLFTRTNPVHKRRTYSPTLDLENFGLSKADLSTVFDAARTIKIEPCSLAEILGHLDKIYCQSIGVEYMYIRNPNDIKWIQSKIGHNDNQPDFSVEKKKAILHKLNQAVAFENFLHTKYVGQKRFSLEGGESIIPALDALIEQAAEKGVEHFVMGMAHRGRLNVLANIFGKSTQDIFSEFDGKDYNDQEYFDGDVKYHLGLSAEKRTSSGKTININLAPNPSHLETVGAVIEGITRAQQDKYFPNDFSKVLPIAVHGDAAIAGQGLLYEIIQMSQLDGYKTGGTIHVVINNQVGFTTNYLDARSSTYCTDVAKVTLSPVLHVNADDAEAVVHAMSFALDFRMEFGRDVFIDLLGYRKYGHNEGDEPRFTQPILYKIIAKHKNPRDIYAEKLLAEGVIDSTYVKELETEYKSDLEVSLEESRKKELTIITPFLQNEWKGFERAGISQMLTKVDTSYPKAGLTAVANAICNLPTDKKFISKVQKLINDRKTMFFETNKLDWAMAEHLAYGSLLREGFDVRISGQDVERGTFSHRHAVVKVEDSEEEVVLINRLEGKKGKFNAFNSLLSEYGVLGFDYGYALANPNALTIWEAQFGDFSNGAQIMIDQYISCGEDKWNNQNGIVVLLPHGYEGQGAEHSSGRMERFLQLCARQNMYVADCTTPANFFHLLRRQMKLKFRKPLIVFTPKSLLRDPRVVSSIEELEHGSFQETIDDETVNKAEVKTLVFCTGKFYYDITAEREIRARKDVAVVRIEQLFPLPADQLKAIIAKYPNADDYVWAQEEPKNMGAYGYMLMNFNLVKWRLASLRVSSASASGSYTRSKNRHAKAIKMVFEKDYVR; encoded by the coding sequence ATGGATAGGTTTTCATTCTTAAATGCGGCTCATACCGAATTTTTTGCACAACTTTACGATCAATATTTAGAAAATCCAGATAGCGTTGAGCCAAGTTGGAGAGGCTTTTTTCAAGGTTTCGACTTTGGAATGGCAACCTACAATGGCGAAAATCCAGTAGCTCAACCAGAAGTTCAAACAGTTGCAGCGCCAGAGAACAATGCTGGCACAGAAAAACTACTGAAAGAATTCAAGGTGATTAAGTTGATTGATGCCTACAGAACCCGAGGTCATTTGTTCACCAGAACCAATCCGGTACACAAAAGAAGAACCTATTCGCCTACCTTAGATTTAGAAAATTTTGGACTTTCTAAAGCGGATTTATCCACTGTTTTTGATGCAGCAAGAACCATTAAAATTGAACCCTGTAGTTTGGCTGAAATTTTAGGTCATTTGGATAAAATTTACTGTCAATCCATCGGGGTGGAGTATATGTATATCCGGAACCCCAATGATATCAAGTGGATTCAGAGTAAAATCGGTCACAACGACAACCAACCCGATTTTTCTGTTGAAAAAAAGAAAGCCATTTTACACAAATTAAACCAAGCGGTAGCTTTTGAAAACTTCTTGCACACTAAATATGTGGGTCAAAAACGATTTTCACTCGAAGGAGGAGAATCAATCATTCCTGCTCTCGATGCCTTAATCGAACAAGCAGCCGAAAAAGGAGTAGAACATTTCGTAATGGGAATGGCACACCGCGGCCGATTGAATGTTTTGGCTAATATTTTCGGCAAATCTACTCAAGATATTTTTAGCGAATTTGATGGCAAGGATTACAACGACCAAGAATATTTTGATGGGGATGTAAAATACCATTTGGGTTTAAGTGCCGAGAAAAGAACGAGCTCAGGAAAAACCATTAATATCAATTTGGCACCCAATCCATCGCATTTGGAAACGGTTGGAGCTGTAATTGAGGGAATAACAAGAGCACAGCAAGATAAATATTTTCCAAACGACTTTTCCAAAGTATTGCCGATTGCCGTGCACGGTGATGCAGCAATCGCAGGTCAAGGACTATTATATGAAATCATTCAAATGTCGCAATTGGATGGGTATAAAACAGGTGGAACCATTCACGTTGTGATCAACAATCAAGTTGGTTTTACTACAAACTACCTTGACGCCCGATCATCGACCTATTGTACCGATGTGGCCAAAGTAACTCTTTCGCCCGTATTGCACGTCAATGCCGATGATGCCGAAGCCGTTGTTCATGCGATGTCCTTTGCTTTAGACTTCAGAATGGAATTTGGTCGAGACGTTTTCATCGATTTGTTAGGCTATAGAAAATATGGTCATAATGAAGGTGACGAACCTCGTTTTACACAACCCATTCTTTATAAAATCATTGCCAAACATAAAAATCCGAGAGATATTTACGCTGAAAAATTGTTGGCCGAAGGGGTTATCGACAGCACTTACGTAAAAGAATTGGAAACCGAATACAAATCGGATTTAGAGGTAAGTTTAGAAGAATCTCGTAAAAAAGAGTTGACGATAATCACTCCATTCTTGCAAAACGAATGGAAAGGTTTCGAAAGAGCTGGTATATCTCAAATGCTAACTAAAGTAGATACCTCGTACCCAAAAGCAGGGCTTACGGCTGTCGCCAATGCCATTTGTAATTTGCCAACCGATAAAAAATTTATTAGCAAAGTTCAAAAATTGATCAACGATAGAAAAACTATGTTTTTCGAAACCAACAAACTAGATTGGGCTATGGCCGAACATTTAGCGTATGGTTCGTTGCTAAGAGAAGGTTTTGATGTTCGTATTTCGGGTCAAGATGTCGAGCGCGGTACTTTTTCCCACCGTCACGCTGTTGTGAAAGTCGAAGATTCAGAAGAGGAAGTGGTTTTAATTAACCGTTTAGAAGGCAAAAAAGGGAAATTCAACGCCTTCAATTCACTATTGTCAGAATACGGAGTTTTAGGATTTGATTACGGATACGCCTTGGCAAATCCGAATGCGTTAACCATATGGGAAGCACAATTTGGAGATTTTTCTAATGGAGCCCAAATCATGATTGACCAATATATTTCTTGTGGAGAAGATAAATGGAACAATCAAAACGGTATCGTTGTACTTTTACCCCACGGTTACGAAGGGCAAGGAGCAGAGCATTCATCAGGTAGAATGGAGCGTTTCTTGCAACTCTGTGCCAGACAAAATATGTATGTTGCTGATTGTACAACACCAGCCAACTTCTTTCACTTATTGAGAAGACAAATGAAATTGAAATTCCGTAAACCACTTATTGTGTTTACACCAAAAAGTTTATTGCGGGATCCAAGAGTTGTATCAAGTATCGAAGAATTGGAACACGGTTCTTTCCAAGAAACCATCGATGATGAAACCGTAAATAAAGCAGAGGTTAAAACCTTAGTTTTCTGTACCGGTAAATTCTATTATGATATTACTGCCGAAAGAGAAATCAGAGCCAGAAAAGATGTAGCTGTAGTGAGAATCGAACAATTATTCCCGTTGCCTGCGGACCAATTGAAAGCCATTATCGCCAAATATCCAAATGCCGATGACTATGTTTGGGCACAAGAAGAACCAAAAAATATGGGAGCTTACGGATATATGCTAATGAATTTCAATTTAGTAAAGTGGAGATTGGCTTCCTTACGAGTTTCCTCGGCATCAGCCTCGGGAAGTTATACAAGATCTAAAAACCGTCATGCCAAAGCGATTAAAATGGTTTTCGAAAAAGATTATGTCAGATAG
- a CDS encoding alkaline phosphatase D family protein — protein MRHYILFVFLYISASLSAQNNLLQSGPMVGYCEMKEAVIWLQTKENVPVKIEYFAIDKPTTIFYSDTYNSAKENGCTYHIILDKLTPGKKYKYNLYLNNKKLVLPYETSFSSKKLWQWREDAPDFTVAFGSCMYINETDLDRPGKPYGSGYSIFESLTKKNPDIMIWGGDNTYLREADWDSKTGIYHRNTHSRSIKEIQPLLAKTQNYAIWDDHDYGPNDSDRSFYNKHITQKSFKDFWANKSYGIGVSQTEGVFSTFNWGDAQFFLLDDRFFRSPQDRTTGDKTMLGTTQFEWLIDALSASNAGFKLIVIGGQVINSVPDSENYGHYPEEKEKLLKEITANKIKGVFFLTGDRHFAEMSMLPREGTYPLYDWTVSPLTAGLVSEKALKENNSYKVQGSAFIQHNFGIISFSGNKENRQMKLSLFDINGNELWNKVILKKELQ, from the coding sequence ATGAGACATTATATTTTATTCGTTTTTCTGTATATATCGGCGAGCCTTTCGGCCCAAAATAATCTATTGCAATCGGGACCGATGGTGGGCTATTGCGAAATGAAAGAAGCGGTGATTTGGCTGCAAACCAAGGAGAATGTTCCTGTAAAAATAGAATATTTTGCAATAGACAAACCCACCACCATTTTCTATTCGGATACCTATAATTCGGCTAAAGAAAATGGCTGTACCTATCACATCATTTTAGACAAGCTCACACCTGGGAAAAAATACAAATACAATCTGTATCTCAACAATAAAAAGCTGGTTTTACCCTATGAAACTTCGTTTTCTTCCAAAAAATTGTGGCAATGGCGCGAAGATGCACCCGATTTTACGGTAGCTTTTGGCAGTTGCATGTACATCAACGAAACGGATTTGGACCGACCGGGAAAACCCTATGGAAGCGGCTATTCTATTTTTGAAAGTTTGACCAAAAAAAATCCGGACATAATGATTTGGGGTGGAGACAACACCTACCTTCGAGAAGCCGATTGGGACAGCAAAACAGGGATTTACCATCGCAACACCCACTCGCGTTCGATTAAGGAAATACAACCTTTGTTGGCAAAAACTCAAAATTATGCCATTTGGGATGACCACGATTACGGCCCGAACGATAGCGACCGAAGTTTTTATAACAAACACATTACGCAAAAATCCTTTAAAGATTTTTGGGCCAATAAAAGTTATGGCATCGGAGTATCACAAACCGAAGGTGTTTTCTCCACCTTCAATTGGGGCGATGCACAGTTTTTCTTGTTAGACGATCGTTTTTTTAGATCCCCTCAGGATAGAACAACTGGCGATAAAACGATGTTGGGTACGACACAATTCGAATGGTTAATTGATGCTCTAAGCGCATCGAATGCTGGTTTTAAACTAATTGTTATCGGCGGACAAGTCATCAATTCAGTTCCAGACAGCGAAAACTACGGACATTATCCCGAAGAAAAAGAAAAACTGCTCAAAGAAATTACAGCCAACAAAATAAAAGGTGTTTTCTTTTTGACTGGGGATCGCCACTTTGCTGAAATGTCGATGTTGCCTCGCGAAGGCACTTATCCTCTATACGATTGGACGGTTTCGCCGCTTACCGCAGGTTTGGTATCGGAGAAAGCATTGAAGGAAAACAACTCCTACAAAGTTCAGGGTAGTGCATTTATTCAACATAATTTTGGGATCATCTCGTTCTCTGGAAATAAAGAGAACCGGCAAATGAAACTTAGTTTATTTGACATCAACGGGAATGAATTATGGAATAAAGTGATTCTTAAAAAGGAATTACAGTAG
- a CDS encoding polyprenyl synthetase family protein has protein sequence MLPILEYQEQFLHYLAQQNFDKEPRNLYEPVDYILQLGGKRLRPVLTLMTADVFDVDYKLALPAAMAVEVFHNFSLVHDDIMDDAPLRRGNTTVHEKWNVNTGILSGDAMLILAYQYFENYQPKTFRKLAKLFSKTALEVCEGQQYDVDFETRTDVTIPEYLKMIEYKTAVLVAAAMKMGAIIAQTSKENSRLIYDFGLNLGLAFQLQDDYLDAFGDPKTFGKQVGGDIIENKKTYLYLKALEFSKPKEQEQLAQLFSLQLEDSSEKIETVKEIFNRTGAAQATQKAIEDYTLKAFETLEKIDVSQDKKELLKAFGDNLMNRKV, from the coding sequence ATGCTTCCCATCCTCGAATACCAAGAACAATTTTTACACTATTTAGCACAACAAAATTTCGACAAAGAACCTAGAAATCTATACGAGCCTGTAGATTATATTTTGCAACTTGGCGGTAAAAGATTGCGCCCTGTTTTGACCTTAATGACCGCCGATGTTTTCGATGTGGATTACAAATTGGCTTTGCCCGCGGCGATGGCGGTAGAAGTTTTTCATAATTTTTCCTTGGTGCACGATGATATTATGGACGATGCCCCTTTGCGACGGGGAAATACTACAGTGCACGAAAAATGGAATGTCAACACAGGAATTCTTTCCGGCGATGCAATGCTCATTTTGGCGTACCAATATTTCGAAAACTACCAACCTAAAACCTTCCGAAAACTGGCCAAATTGTTTAGTAAAACTGCCCTCGAAGTCTGCGAAGGTCAACAATATGATGTCGATTTCGAAACGCGGACCGATGTTACGATTCCTGAATATTTGAAAATGATTGAATATAAAACGGCTGTTTTGGTCGCTGCCGCAATGAAAATGGGAGCAATTATTGCTCAAACTTCTAAGGAAAACTCTAGATTAATTTATGATTTTGGGTTGAATCTCGGACTAGCTTTTCAGTTGCAGGATGACTATTTGGATGCTTTTGGCGACCCAAAAACCTTTGGCAAACAAGTAGGAGGGGATATTATCGAAAACAAAAAAACCTATTTGTATCTCAAAGCTTTAGAATTTTCGAAACCAAAGGAGCAAGAACAATTAGCGCAATTGTTTTCTCTCCAATTAGAGGATAGTTCCGAAAAAATTGAAACCGTCAAAGAAATTTTCAACAGAACGGGTGCTGCTCAAGCCACTCAAAAAGCCATTGAGGATTATACCTTGAAAGCCTTTGAAACCCTTGAAAAAATTGATGTTTCTCAAGATAAAAAAGAACTCTTGAAAGCTTTTGGTGATAATTTAATGAATAGAAAAGTATAA
- a CDS encoding YceI family protein, producing the protein MATKWTLDSDQSDVLIKTKDATITYLGGNTNHFDGFVSLVADQIEDASVEFSLDSNSFTSPKTVESLQNKNSNSSTKKPLIRFKSTSFQKFKNNISFFKGYLTIKDVTKMVELDAEFIGINNYNGTKKAAFEIKGDINRNDFGLDKNFNHSKEKFGFGKNLKLEANLEFTI; encoded by the coding sequence ATGGCAACGAAATGGACTCTTGATTCGGACCAATCTGATGTGCTAATCAAAACGAAAGATGCTACAATAACCTATTTAGGCGGCAACACCAATCATTTTGATGGTTTTGTGTCCCTAGTGGCGGATCAGATTGAAGATGCGTCCGTAGAATTTTCTTTAGACAGTAATTCGTTTACTTCCCCAAAAACAGTGGAATCCTTGCAAAATAAAAACAGCAATTCCTCTACTAAAAAACCATTGATTCGGTTCAAATCGACCTCTTTTCAAAAATTCAAGAATAATATTAGTTTTTTCAAAGGCTATTTGACGATCAAAGATGTGACCAAAATGGTTGAACTTGATGCCGAATTTATTGGAATCAACAATTACAATGGAACCAAAAAAGCGGCTTTCGAAATTAAAGGAGATATCAACCGCAATGATTTTGGATTGGACAAAAATTTCAATCATTCGAAAGAAAAGTTTGGTTTTGGAA